Proteins encoded within one genomic window of Balaenoptera ricei isolate mBalRic1 chromosome 10, mBalRic1.hap2, whole genome shotgun sequence:
- the L3MBTL2 gene encoding lethal(3)malignant brain tumor-like protein 2, translating into MEKPRGVEETSEPMEEEEEDDDLELFGGYDSFRSYNSSVGSESSSYLEESSEAENEDREAGELPTSPLHLLSPGTPRSLDGSGSEPAVCEMCGIVGTREAFFSKTKRFCSVSCSRSYSSNSKKASILARLQGKPPTKKAKVLHKAAWSAKIGAFLHSQGTGQLADGTPTGQDALVLGFDWGKFLKDHSYKAAPVSCFKHVPLYDQWEDVMKGMKVEVLNSDAVLPSRVYWIASVIQAAGYRVLLRYEGFENDASHDFWCNLGTVDVHPIGWCAINSKILVPPRTIHAKFTDWKGYLMKRLVGSRTLPVDFHIKMVESMKYPFRQGMRLEVVDKSQVSRTRMAVVDTVIGGRLRLLYEDGDSDDDFWCHMWSPLIHPVGWSRRVGHGIKLSERRSDMAHHPTFRKIYCDAVPYLFKKVRAVYTEGGWFEEGMKLEAIDPLNLGNICVATICKVLLDGYLMICVDGGPSTDGSDWFCYHASSHAIFPATFCQKNDIELTPPKGYEAHTFNWETYLEKTKAKAAPSRLFNMDCPNHGFKVGMKLEAVDLMEPRLICVATVKRVVHRLLSIHFDGWDSEYDQWVDCESPDIYPVGWCELTGYQLQPPVATEPTTPLKAKEATKKKKKQFGKKRKRIPPTKTRPLRQGSKKPLLEDDLQAAEKISSEPVPDEIITVRVKEEHLDVATPDKAASPELPVPIENIKQETDD; encoded by the exons ATGGAGAAGCCCCGGGGCGTCGAG GAGACTTCAGAACcaatggaggaggaagaggaagacgaTGATTTGGAGCTCTTTGGTGGCTACGACAGTTTCCGGAGTTATAACAGCAGTGTGGGCAGTGAGAGCAGCTCCTATCTCGAGGAGTCAAGTGAAGCAGAAAATGAGGATCGGGAAGCGGGGGAGCTGCCCACCTCCCCCTTGCATTTGCTTAGCCCTGGGACTCCCCGCTCCTTGGATGGCAGTGGTTCTGAGCCAG CTGTCTGTGAGATGTGTGGTATCGTGGGTACAAGGGAAGCCTTCTTCTCCAAGACCAAGAGATTCTGCAGCGTCTCCTGTTCTAGGAGCTACTCCTCCAACTCCAAGAAAGCCAGTATCTTGGCTAGATTACAG GGAAAACCACCTACCAAGAAGGCCAAAGTCCTGCACAAAGCTGCCTGGTCTGCCAAAATTGGAGCCTTCCTCCATTCCCAAGGGACAGGACAACTCGCAGATGGGACACCAACAGGGCAGGACG CGCTGGTCTTGGGTTTCGACTGGGGCAAGTTCCTGAAGGATCACAGTTACAAGGCTGCTCCTGTCAGCTGCTTTAAACAC GTCCCACTCTATGACCAGTGGGAGGATGTGATGAAGGGGATGAAGGTGGAGGTGCTCAACAGCGATGCTGTGCTCCCCAGCCGCGTGTACTGGATCGCCTCGGTCATCCAGGCGGCAG GGTACCGGGTGCTGCTCCGGTATGAAGGCTTCGAAAATGACGCCAGCCACGACTTCTGGTGCAACCTGGGGACTGTGGATGTCCACCCCATCGGCTGGTGTGCCATCAACAGCAAGATCCTGGTGCCCCCGCGGA CCATCCATGCCAAGTTCACCGACTGGAAGGGCTACCTCATGAAACGGTTGGTGGGCTCCAGGACGCTTCCCGTGGACTTCCATATCAAG ATGGTGGAGAGCATGAAGTACCCCTTTCGTCAGGGCATGCGGCTGGAGGTGGTGGACAAGTCCCAGGTGTCACGGACCCGCATGGCCGTGGTGGACACGGTAATCGGGGGTCGCCTGCGGCTCCTCTACGAGGATGGCGACAGCGATGATGACTTCTGGTGCCACATGTGGAGCCCCCTGATCCACCCAGTGGGTTGGTCCAGGCGTGTCGGCCATGGCATCAAGCTGTCAG AGAGGCGCAGCGACATGGCCCACCATCCCACTTTCCGGAAGATCTACTGTGATGCTGTTCCTTATCTGTTCAAGAAG GTTCGAGCTGTCTACACGGAAGGCGGTTGGTTTGAGGAAGGGATGAAACTGGAAGCCATTGACCCCCTGAATCTGGGCAACATCTGCGTGGCAACCATCTGCAAG GTCCTCCTGGATGGCTACCTGATGATCTGTGTGGACGGGGGGCCCTCCACAGATGGCTCAGACTGGTTCTGTTACCATGCCTCTTCCCACGCCATCTTCCCAGCCACCTTCTGCCAGAAGAATGACATTGAGCTCACACCCCCAAAAG GGTATGAGGCTCACACTTTCAACTGGGAGACCTACTTGGAGAAGACCAAGGCGAAAGCAGCTCCATCAAGACTCTTTAACATG gaCTGCCCCAACCATGGTTTCAAGGTGGGCATGAAGCTGGAGGCCGTGGACCTCATGGAGCCCCGGCTCATCTGTGTGGCCACGGTGAAGCGGGTGGTGCACCGCCTCCTCAGCATCCACTTCGATGGCTGGGACAGCGAGTACGACCAGTGGGTGGACTGCGAGTCCCCGGACATCTACCCCGTCGGCTGGTGCGAGCTCACCGGCTACCAGCTGCAGCCGCCCGTCGCCACAG AGCCCACCACGCCTCTGAAAGCCAAAGAggccacaaagaagaaaaagaaacagtttgGGAAGAAAA gaaaaagaataccACCAACCAAGACCCGGCCCCTCAGACAGGGGTCCAAGAAGCCCCTGCTGGAGGACGACCTGCAGGCGGCAGAGAAGATCTCGTCGGAGCCCGTTCCTGATGAGA TCATTACCGTGCGGGTAAAGGAAGAGCATCTCGACGTGGCTACGCCTGACAAGGCCGCGAGTCCAGAGCTGCCCGTTCCCATCGAGAACATCAAACAGGAGACAGATGACTGA
- the LOC132373798 gene encoding glycine cleavage system H protein, mitochondrial-like: MALRVARSVRAAVCSLRTSSAPNAPCPPRPWGLRVGAVRALRTGPALLSGRKFTDKHEWVTTENGVGTVGISNFAQEALGDVYCSLPEVGTKLNKQEEFGALESVKAASELYSPLSGEVTEINEALAENPGLVNKSCYEDGWLIKMTLSNPSEQDELMSEEAYEKVY, from the coding sequence ATGGCGCTGCGAGTGGCGCGGAGCGTGCGGGCCGCGGTCTGCAGCCTGCGCACCAGCTCTGCGCCCAACGCGCCCTGCCCGCCGCGGCCCTGGGGACTGCGGGTGGGCGCCGTCCGGGCGCTGCGCACTGGCCCCGCTCTGCTGTCGGGTCGTAAATTCACAGACAAACATGAATGGGTAACAACAGAAAACGGTGTTGGAACAGTGGGAATCAGCAATTTTGCACAGGAAGCTTTGGGAGATGTTTACTGTAGTCTGCCTGAAGTTGGGACAAAATTGAACAAACAAGAGGAATTTGGTGCTTTGGAAAGTGTGAAAGCTGCTAGTGAACTCTATTCTCCTCTATCAGGAGAAGTAACTGAAATTAATGAAGCTCTAGCAGAAAATCCAGGACTTGTCAACAAATCCTGTTATGAAGATGGTTGGCTGATCAAGATGACACTCAGCAACCCTTCAGAACAAGATGAACTAATGAGTGAAGAAGCGTATGAGAAAGTCTATTGA